In Microplitis mediator isolate UGA2020A chromosome 2, iyMicMedi2.1, whole genome shotgun sequence, a single window of DNA contains:
- the LOC130678691 gene encoding uncharacterized protein LOC130678691 codes for MKEIMERDRDMMFPEEIWEEIFKRIDDVDDLIKLQSVCLNFNKWIQRILDRDIYWKKYCQDIPDECGYAILNKVFPDLVHKVDVPWQDVVDNYGWRKIYMSRKKWNSCLKRKPFIDSVKNFPTFSKYECITCTAVWDDILAVATSEGLIYFSRTYKPDKVFFQADHKEHVHQIKFWYTDNQLIAVTSSIYERIKYWNVTEKKEIDTNNCYRGTIISINQNGCYLAYNNYLILTKYSDANESIIPHVIASSDFDDNEDIIATYSPNKFIIMLTINNSVIGRHVVYTPTNKYEVDDLNISLNLDLENKVTQKFYVLSIDVVIGLCGHMLAVSVDDKPWKVYNIFKQLLCVVTAIACHANILILGYDSGFIHIFRLKNLKDLIDFDFTTEDCKKIKVDRDPIISLEVTDIQDEQFVIASTDKNLHVIRFFNSTAN; via the exons aTGAAAGAGATAA TGGAAAGAGATCGGGACATGATGTTCCCGGAAGAAATATGGgaggaaatatttaaaagaatagACGACGTTGATGATTTGATAAAACTTCAATCTgtttgtttgaattttaataaatggaTCCAAAGAATATTGGATCGTGATATTTACTGGAAGAAATACTGTCAGGATATTCCAGACGAGTGTGGGTACgcgattttaaataaagtattcCCGGATTTAGTGCACAAAGTTGATGTTCCTTGGCAAGATGTCGTTGATAATTACGGGTGGCGTAAAATTTACATGTCTCGGAAGAAATGGAACTCGTGTTTGAAACGCAAACCGTTTATCGattctgttaaaaattttcccacattttcaaaatacgaatgCATCACATGCACAGCTGTCTggg atGATATTTTGGCTGTGGCTACCAGCGAAGGactgatatatttttccagAACTTATAAACcagataaagttttttttcaagccgATCACAAAGAACACGttcatcaaattaaattctGGTATACTG ataatCAATTGATTGCTGTTACATCCTCgatatatgaaagaataaagtacTGGAAtgtgacagaaaaaaaagaaatagacACTAATAATTGTTACAGAGGTACTATTATCAG CATCAACCAAAATGGCTGTTACTTGGcgtacaataattatttaatactgaCAAAGTATTCCGATGCGAATGAATCAATAATTCCTCATGTAATAGCTTCGAGtgattttgatgataatgaagATATTATTGCAACTTATTCtccaaataaattt ATCATAATGTTGACGATAAATAATTCCGTTATTGGTAGACATGTAGTGTACACTCCAACGAACAAATACGAAGTTGATGATTTAAACATTTCGTTGAACTTAGACCTGGAGAATAAAGTCACGCAAAAGTTTTATGTACTATCCATTGATGTTGTGATTGGTTTATGTG GACACATGCTGGCTGTCAGTGTCGATGATAAACCTTGGAAAGTTTACAACATTTTTAAACAGCTGCTATGCGTTGTTACTGCGATTGCGTGCCATgccaatattttaattttgggctACGAttcag gatttattcatatatttcgTCTTAAAAATCTTAAAGATCTAATAGACTTTGATTTTACAACCGAGGattgtaagaaaataaaagttgatcGTGACCCCATAATTTCATTGGAGGTCACTGACATTCAAGATGAACAATTCGTTATCGCTAGTACTGATAAAAACCTCCACgttattagattttttaattcaactgCCAATTAA